The Myxosarcina sp. GI1 genome has a segment encoding these proteins:
- a CDS encoding putative 2-aminoethylphosphonate ABC transporter substrate-binding protein: protein MFINRKKVFLGLVSSTALLLALGTTSCVKQPQAATSTPDEAQASSGTGADSITVYTALEDDQLGGYLKSFKEEHPDIEVNVVRDSTGIVTAKLLAEKDNPRADVVWGLAASSLLVADEQGLLEPYAPANLKNVQEKLRDSSDPPKWVGIDAWMSAFCVNTIELEEKNLPMPNSWADLTNPVYKNQIVMSNPASSGTGYLSVSAILQMMGEEQGWEYLDSLHQNVAQYMHSGSKPCKVAGTGEYPIGVSFGYRAAIQKEDGEPIEAVFPEEGSGWDIEANALVKKDNIKPASKTFLDWAISKDISQQYAENFAITAVKTDVKPPAAFPSDPTAQLIDNDFQWAANNRDRILEEWKSRYDSKSEPEE from the coding sequence ATGTTTATTAACAGAAAAAAAGTTTTTTTAGGGCTGGTATCGAGTACGGCTTTACTTTTAGCTTTAGGTACGACCAGTTGTGTAAAACAACCACAAGCAGCTACCAGTACACCAGACGAAGCACAAGCAAGTAGTGGCACTGGTGCTGATTCAATTACAGTTTATACTGCTTTGGAAGACGATCAGCTTGGCGGATATTTAAAATCATTTAAAGAAGAACATCCCGATATTGAAGTTAATGTCGTTAGAGATTCTACAGGCATTGTTACCGCCAAGTTATTAGCAGAGAAAGATAACCCAAGAGCTGATGTTGTTTGGGGTTTGGCTGCATCGAGTTTACTGGTTGCCGACGAACAGGGGTTACTCGAACCATACGCACCAGCTAATTTAAAAAACGTTCAGGAGAAGCTAAGAGATAGTAGCGATCCGCCAAAATGGGTGGGTATTGATGCTTGGATGTCGGCTTTTTGCGTTAACACTATTGAGTTAGAAGAAAAGAATTTACCCATGCCTAATTCTTGGGCAGATTTAACCAATCCCGTATATAAAAATCAAATTGTCATGTCTAACCCAGCTTCTTCGGGAACAGGTTATCTGTCTGTTTCGGCAATTTTGCAAATGATGGGCGAAGAACAAGGCTGGGAATATCTCGACTCGCTACATCAAAACGTCGCTCAATACATGCACTCTGGTTCTAAACCCTGTAAGGTAGCGGGAACGGGAGAGTATCCCATTGGTGTTTCCTTTGGCTATCGCGCCGCTATTCAAAAGGAAGATGGCGAACCAATAGAAGCAGTGTTCCCTGAAGAAGGTTCGGGTTGGGATATTGAAGCTAATGCCTTAGTTAAGAAAGATAATATTAAACCTGCATCTAAAACTTTCTTAGATTGGGCAATTAGTAAAGACATTTCCCAACAGTACGCCGAAAACTTTGCCATTACTGCGGTTAAAACCGATGTCAAACCCCCCGCAGCATTTCCTAGCGATCCTACTGCCCAACTAATTGATAACGACTTTCAGTGGGCGGCAAATAATCGCGATCGCATCCTTGAAGAATGGAAAAGCCGCTACGACTCTAAATCCGAACCAGAAGAATAA
- a CDS encoding putative 2-aminoethylphosphonate ABC transporter permease subunit, producing the protein MTASTKQNFWQRLSLKGQVNTAEDWLMRIFIVLGSLFLLIGVVIPLYPMLIRSFQNRAGEWVGLSNYIRYLTTPALAASFTNSLLIAIATTLVSVILAFGFAYALTRTAMVGKGIFRTLGMLPLYIPPLAHAIGLIYLFGNQGIITTGFFGRLPGWDINLYGEHGIIIGEVLYCFPQALVILITALSLTDARLYEASEVLGSPPWRTFLTVTIPSVKYGLISAIFVCFTLSFTDFGVPKVVGGNYNVLATDIYKQVIGQQNFSMGATISVFLLIPTVVAYIVNRIVQRRQNALVSAKAVPLQPKPNPLLDGIMFGFCLLVVATALIVFGTIIFASLVKVWPYDFSLSLNNYDFTGVGGGGYDSYWNSIRMAGYTAVVGTILVFIGAYLVEKGKGLAWLRGVNYFLSTLPLALPGLVLGLAYVFFFNQPTIPIPATEYAFVNPLNSLYGTMGILVLCNVIHFYTVCFLTANTALKQLDPEFEAVSASLSVPFYKTFWRVTVPMSIPAILEIGIYYFVNAMITISAIIFLYPADLPLAAVAIVNMDDAGDIDAAAAMSALLVCTSLAVRIIYWLLTQRLRKRTQAWLQR; encoded by the coding sequence ATGACTGCATCTACCAAACAAAATTTTTGGCAACGTCTATCCCTTAAAGGGCAGGTAAATACGGCTGAAGATTGGCTAATGCGAATCTTCATTGTGTTAGGAAGTTTGTTTCTGCTAATTGGCGTAGTGATTCCCCTCTACCCGATGCTAATTCGGAGTTTCCAAAATCGCGCTGGGGAATGGGTAGGGTTGAGTAACTACATCCGATATTTAACCACACCTGCGTTAGCGGCTTCTTTTACTAATAGTTTATTAATTGCGATCGCCACGACGCTAGTTTCTGTCATTCTGGCTTTTGGCTTTGCCTACGCCTTAACCAGAACCGCAATGGTAGGGAAAGGTATTTTTCGCACTTTGGGAATGTTACCTTTATATATTCCTCCTTTAGCTCATGCGATCGGCTTAATTTATTTATTTGGCAACCAGGGAATTATCACTACGGGCTTTTTTGGTCGCCTGCCTGGTTGGGATATCAATCTCTATGGCGAACACGGCATTATTATCGGCGAGGTTCTTTACTGCTTTCCGCAAGCTTTGGTAATTTTAATTACCGCTCTCAGCCTGACAGATGCGAGGCTTTATGAAGCGTCAGAAGTCTTAGGTTCACCTCCCTGGCGGACTTTTTTGACGGTAACTATTCCTAGCGTTAAGTACGGGCTAATTAGCGCTATTTTTGTCTGTTTTACCCTATCCTTTACCGACTTCGGCGTTCCCAAGGTAGTAGGCGGCAATTATAATGTTTTAGCTACGGATATCTATAAACAGGTAATCGGACAGCAAAACTTCTCAATGGGTGCAACTATCAGCGTCTTTTTGTTGATTCCTACCGTTGTGGCATATATTGTCAATCGCATCGTGCAGCGTCGGCAAAATGCTCTAGTCAGTGCCAAGGCAGTTCCCCTCCAGCCCAAACCCAATCCTCTATTAGACGGAATTATGTTTGGCTTTTGCTTGTTGGTTGTTGCTACTGCCTTAATAGTTTTTGGCACAATTATTTTTGCCTCCTTGGTTAAGGTTTGGCCCTATGACTTTAGCTTGAGTTTGAACAACTACGACTTTACTGGTGTCGGTGGCGGTGGCTACGATTCCTATTGGAACAGCATTCGCATGGCTGGTTATACTGCCGTTGTGGGTACAATTTTAGTATTTATTGGTGCTTACTTAGTAGAAAAAGGCAAAGGTCTGGCTTGGTTGCGAGGAGTTAACTATTTTCTATCGACTCTGCCTTTGGCTTTACCAGGATTAGTGTTGGGTTTGGCTTACGTGTTCTTTTTCAATCAGCCTACTATTCCCATTCCTGCTACCGAATATGCCTTTGTAAATCCCCTAAATTCTCTTTATGGCACGATGGGAATTTTGGTATTGTGTAACGTCATTCACTTTTACACGGTTTGTTTTTTAACTGCCAATACCGCCCTCAAACAATTAGACCCCGAATTTGAAGCGGTTTCGGCATCCCTTTCCGTTCCTTTTTACAAAACCTTCTGGCGCGTCACGGTACCGATGTCTATCCCAGCAATTTTAGAAATTGGCATCTATTACTTTGTCAACGCCATGATTACCATTTCGGCAATTATTTTTCTCTATCCTGCCGATTTACCGCTAGCAGCAGTGGCAATTGTCAATATGGATGATGCAGGGGATATCGATGCTGCGGCAGCGATGTCTGCGCTGTTGGTTTGTACCAGTTTGGCTGTAAGAATTATTTACTGGTTGCTTACGCAAAGACTGCGAAAACGCACTCAGGCTTGGTTACAGCGGTGA
- a CDS encoding DUF2278 family protein, which produces MPINKYGVWVAKPIRVSAERAEQDPRSPHIHLFYQNEVDSGEEFRASINVKSLSEISELVFWLVLDFQHPIVNQLRGLKRGFQQIPSQPGGVALDYIRGNLMDFDRGRILPHDLPDERDDIIDYVMPELQAAINRNAMVYLFGEPYDDMKGIHNIHMNQGSAGRFASSNGVWQDGGIIIYFPDENRFAAIWLAFASQAVHTDEQTGNALSGSQNFAQLLGGDGTQEPEVEKEKITDNRRVAIMAALVNPVGSENQGNENVEPEAVYLLNRSLEDISLRGWSLLNIKDEAQTISDDTILASGETLQIAVDRISLSNQGGLISLLDDRGYKVDGVSYTKEQARREGELVFFR; this is translated from the coding sequence ATGCCAATTAATAAGTACGGTGTCTGGGTTGCCAAGCCAATTAGAGTCAGTGCCGAACGCGCAGAACAAGATCCGCGATCGCCCCATATTCATCTTTTCTATCAAAATGAAGTAGATAGTGGAGAGGAGTTTAGAGCCTCGATTAACGTCAAATCCCTGTCAGAAATATCCGAGCTAGTTTTTTGGTTGGTTTTAGATTTTCAACATCCCATAGTTAACCAGTTAAGAGGATTAAAACGAGGATTTCAACAGATACCTAGTCAGCCTGGCGGTGTAGCTTTAGACTACATTCGCGGTAACTTAATGGATTTCGATCGCGGTCGGATTTTACCTCACGATTTACCAGACGAACGGGACGATATTATCGATTACGTAATGCCAGAACTACAGGCTGCGATTAACCGCAACGCTATGGTATATCTTTTTGGTGAACCTTACGACGATATGAAGGGTATTCATAATATTCACATGAATCAGGGGAGTGCGGGTAGGTTTGCTAGTTCTAATGGCGTGTGGCAAGATGGCGGAATTATTATTTATTTTCCTGATGAAAACCGTTTTGCAGCAATTTGGCTGGCTTTTGCTTCTCAAGCCGTTCATACTGACGAACAGACGGGAAATGCTCTATCAGGTAGTCAGAACTTTGCCCAATTACTTGGTGGAGATGGCACTCAAGAACCAGAAGTTGAAAAAGAAAAAATTACTGACAATCGCCGCGTGGCAATTATGGCGGCTTTAGTCAATCCTGTGGGTAGCGAAAATCAGGGAAATGAAAATGTAGAACCAGAAGCAGTTTACTTACTCAATCGTTCTTTGGAAGATATATCCCTCAGAGGCTGGTCTTTGCTCAATATCAAAGATGAAGCTCAGACAATTTCAGACGATACCATTTTAGCTTCTGGAGAAACTCTTCAAATAGCGGTCGATCGCATTTCTCTCTCCAACCAGGGAGGATTAATTTCTCTCCTCGACGATCGCGGTTATAAAGTCGATGGCGTAAGCTATACCAAAGAACAAGCAAGACGAGAAGGAGAATTAGTTTTTTTCAGGTAA
- a CDS encoding dual specificity protein phosphatase family protein, which yields MSEQTPCPDYVWWLIPEKLAGMSRPLSEDLPRLYQAGMRGIVSVMDESSGIEEYKNAKFQALWLPTTGGKPPTVEQVKKFVEFAEPLIENNQPVVVHCTSGNRRTGTLLAAYLVAKGEYPERALSLVQKARPTAELRDAQREFLSVLPQLLAKT from the coding sequence ATGTCTGAACAAACACCATGCCCCGATTATGTTTGGTGGCTCATCCCAGAAAAACTAGCAGGTATGTCTCGTCCTCTGTCCGAAGATTTACCCCGACTTTATCAAGCAGGTATGCGAGGCATTGTCTCAGTTATGGATGAATCTTCAGGAATTGAAGAATATAAAAATGCAAAATTTCAAGCTCTTTGGCTACCAACTACAGGAGGTAAACCACCAACTGTGGAGCAGGTAAAGAAGTTTGTTGAATTTGCCGAACCATTAATAGAAAATAATCAGCCAGTAGTAGTTCACTGTACCAGTGGCAACCGTAGAACGGGAACATTACTTGCTGCCTATTTGGTAGCTAAAGGAGAATACCCAGAACGTGCGCTCTCTTTAGTTCAAAAAGCCCGTCCTACCGCCGAATTAAGAGATGCTCAAAGAGAATTTCTTTCTGTTCTTCCCCAATTATTGGCGAAAACCTAA
- the arsC gene encoding arsenate reductase, glutathione/glutaredoxin type yields MKNVMFVCKRNSCRSQMAEGWAKTLGEGKIKVTSSGLEASRVHPTAKEVMSEIGIDISNQTSDALSDFNARDYDAVISMCGCGTGLPPEWVTQEIFEDWELEDPDGKPIETFHRVRNEIKERVTKLIDRLS; encoded by the coding sequence ATGAAAAATGTCATGTTTGTCTGTAAAAGAAACTCCTGTCGCTCTCAAATGGCGGAAGGTTGGGCAAAAACGCTAGGAGAAGGCAAGATTAAGGTGACATCATCTGGGTTAGAAGCCAGTCGCGTACATCCTACAGCCAAAGAGGTCATGTCAGAAATTGGTATCGATATTAGTAATCAAACCTCCGATGCTTTAAGCGATTTTAATGCCCGAGATTACGATGCAGTCATTTCTATGTGTGGTTGCGGTACGGGTTTACCTCCTGAATGGGTCACACAAGAAATTTTTGAAGATTGGGAATTAGAAGACCCCGATGGCAAACCGATAGAGACGTTTCACCGTGTCAGGAATGAAATTAAAGAGCGAGTAACCAAACTAATCGATCGACTTAGCTAA
- a CDS encoding ArsI/CadI family heavy metal resistance metalloenzyme codes for MIALKPHVSLKVSNLEDSVAFYRAMLGTEPVKYKADYAKFDLNNPSLNLTLEASSSINPGGTLSHLGLQVESSEDVRDAVVRFQQAGLATFEEKDRDCCYALQDKVWVTDPDGTSWEVFVVKVADTTPETNRQVTPNLESSKTQQPCCN; via the coding sequence ATGATTGCCTTAAAACCTCATGTTTCCTTAAAAGTCAGCAATTTAGAAGATTCAGTAGCATTTTATCGGGCGATGTTAGGCACTGAACCCGTTAAATACAAAGCCGATTATGCTAAATTTGACCTTAACAATCCGTCCCTCAATCTCACCTTAGAAGCTAGTTCGAGTATTAATCCTGGAGGAACGCTATCCCATCTAGGTTTACAGGTAGAAAGTTCGGAAGATGTCAGAGATGCGGTCGTTCGTTTTCAACAGGCAGGATTGGCAACTTTTGAAGAAAAGGATAGAGATTGTTGCTATGCCCTACAGGACAAAGTTTGGGTAACAGACCCCGACGGCACGAGTTGGGAGGTGTTTGTGGTTAAGGTAGCAGATACTACCCCCGAAACCAATCGCCAAGTTACACCCAACCTAGAAAGTAGCAAAACACAACAACCTTGCTGTAACTAG
- the arsB gene encoding ACR3 family arsenite efflux transporter: MNPDSQVNAQAVQAGGQLNIFEKYLTLWVALCIAGGIILGKVFPGVAQSLDAMSVYNVSIPIAICLFFMMYPIMVKIDFSQAKQAAKSPKPVLLTLVINWLIKPFTMVAFAQFFLGWLFQSFLSETELIRGVEVTLANSYIAGTILLGIAPCTAMVLMWGYLSYSNQGHTLVMVAVNSLAMLFLYAPLGKWLLSANNLTVPWETIVLSVLIYVGLPLLAGVYSRYWIFHNKGRRWFEEKFLHYLSPIAIAALLLTLVLLFAFEGELIVNNPLHILLIAIPLFIQTNFIFLITYVAGLKLGLDYEDAAPAALIGASNHFEVAIATAVVLFGLNSGAALATVVGVLIEVPVMLMLVKFCKRTANWFPRQPEKATLLDPRCVSSYK; the protein is encoded by the coding sequence ATGAATCCAGATTCACAAGTTAACGCCCAAGCTGTCCAAGCTGGCGGTCAATTAAACATATTCGAGAAATATCTCACCCTTTGGGTTGCCCTGTGTATTGCTGGGGGAATTATTCTAGGTAAAGTTTTTCCTGGGGTGGCTCAATCCCTCGATGCCATGAGCGTTTATAACGTCTCTATTCCCATTGCCATTTGTCTGTTTTTCATGATGTATCCCATCATGGTCAAAATTGACTTTTCTCAGGCAAAGCAGGCAGCAAAATCACCCAAACCAGTATTGTTAACTCTAGTAATTAATTGGCTGATTAAACCTTTTACAATGGTGGCTTTTGCCCAGTTTTTTCTGGGTTGGTTATTTCAATCTTTCTTGTCAGAGACAGAATTGATTAGAGGGGTAGAAGTTACCCTGGCTAATTCTTATATCGCTGGCACGATTTTACTGGGAATTGCTCCCTGTACCGCTATGGTGTTGATGTGGGGTTACTTATCGTACAGTAACCAAGGACATACTTTAGTAATGGTGGCAGTTAACTCCTTGGCGATGTTGTTTCTCTACGCACCTTTAGGTAAATGGTTGCTTTCTGCGAACAATCTTACTGTCCCCTGGGAAACCATTGTTTTATCGGTATTAATCTATGTCGGATTGCCTTTACTAGCAGGAGTTTATAGCCGTTACTGGATTTTCCATAATAAGGGAAGACGCTGGTTTGAAGAAAAGTTTTTACATTATCTTTCCCCTATTGCGATCGCAGCATTATTATTAACCTTAGTTCTCTTATTTGCCTTCGAAGGAGAATTAATCGTCAACAACCCCCTACACATTTTATTAATTGCCATTCCCTTATTTATCCAAACTAACTTTATTTTCTTAATTACCTACGTTGCAGGATTAAAACTCGGTTTAGATTACGAAGACGCAGCCCCCGCAGCCTTAATCGGGGCAAGTAACCATTTTGAAGTAGCGATCGCCACAGCCGTAGTTTTGTTCGGTCTTAATTCTGGTGCAGCTTTAGCCACAGTAGTGGGGGTGCTGATAGAAGTGCCAGTCATGCTGATGTTAGTAAAATTTTGCAAGCGCACCGCTAATTGGTTTCCCCGACAACCAGAAAAAGCGACTTTACTCGACCCTCGTTGTGTCAGTTCTTATAAGTAA
- a CDS encoding PstS family phosphate ABC transporter substrate-binding protein — protein MKVQDKTLIKSLQLLALGLGTALLTLYNPLAAQETQTIKIDGSSTVYPITRKIVEDYQANLKKPVDIEVQFSGTGGGFDKFCAGETDVNNASRPIQLDEMEACNSSEVRYIELPIAFDALTVVVNLQNDWLENITVEELNKIWSLEAEGKITRWNQVRETFPDRPLNLYAPGKDSGTYDYFTEAVVGKAGASRSDVTESEDDDVLVQGVSQDSDALGYFGLAYYEQKANDLKAVAVDSGRGAILPSVETVEQSQYQPLSRPLFIYINAASAQKNKALREFIDFYLAQAPELVPEVGYVPLPEEAYHIDKVTFHRGEVGTVFEGQSQFNLTIPELLRKQARF, from the coding sequence ATGAAAGTTCAAGATAAAACCCTAATAAAATCTCTTCAATTGCTAGCGTTGGGATTGGGAACGGCATTGCTTACCCTTTACAATCCCCTGGCTGCTCAAGAGACTCAAACAATAAAAATTGATGGCTCTAGCACCGTCTATCCTATTACGAGAAAGATAGTTGAAGATTATCAAGCCAACCTAAAAAAGCCAGTAGATATTGAAGTACAGTTTTCTGGTACTGGTGGCGGTTTTGATAAATTCTGTGCTGGTGAAACTGATGTTAACAATGCTTCCCGTCCGATTCAGTTAGATGAGATGGAAGCCTGTAATAGTTCAGAGGTTCGCTACATTGAATTACCCATTGCCTTTGATGCTCTGACGGTAGTAGTCAATCTGCAAAATGATTGGTTAGAAAATATCACCGTTGAAGAGTTAAATAAAATCTGGTCGCTCGAAGCTGAAGGTAAAATTACTCGTTGGAATCAGGTTAGAGAAACTTTTCCCGACCGTCCTCTAAATCTCTATGCTCCTGGTAAAGATTCGGGAACGTATGATTACTTTACCGAGGCGGTAGTGGGAAAAGCGGGTGCTTCTCGCAGCGATGTTACAGAAAGTGAAGATGATGATGTATTAGTGCAAGGAGTGAGCCAAGACTCCGATGCACTGGGATACTTCGGGCTGGCTTACTACGAACAAAAAGCCAATGACCTCAAAGCGGTAGCAGTTGATAGTGGCAGAGGTGCGATATTACCTTCAGTAGAAACCGTAGAACAATCTCAATATCAGCCTTTATCCCGTCCCTTATTTATTTATATCAACGCAGCTTCAGCACAGAAAAATAAAGCATTGAGAGAGTTTATTGATTTTTATTTGGCTCAAGCACCTGAGCTCGTACCAGAAGTAGGGTATGTTCCTTTACCAGAGGAAGCTTACCACATTGATAAAGTAACCTTTCATAGAGGAGAAGTAGGAACGGTATTTGAGGGACAATCTCAATTTAACCTGACTATCCCAGAATTGTTACGCAAACAAGCCAGATTTTAA
- a CDS encoding helix-turn-helix transcriptional regulator — MLATTQESIQIWSAFRALSDPLRLQILELLRSQELCVCELCEQLDVSQSKLSFHLKNLKEANLVNSRQQGRWIYYSLNLAQFVILEQYLAEYRRYSDILPARGCQ; from the coding sequence ATGTTGGCTACTACACAAGAATCAATCCAGATTTGGTCTGCTTTCCGCGCACTCTCAGATCCTTTAAGGCTACAAATACTCGAGCTTCTTCGCTCTCAGGAACTTTGCGTTTGCGAACTCTGCGAACAACTTGATGTGAGTCAATCCAAACTGTCTTTCCATCTCAAAAACCTGAAAGAAGCTAATCTCGTCAATTCTAGACAACAAGGACGTTGGATATACTATAGTCTGAATTTAGCTCAATTCGTAATATTAGAGCAATATTTAGCTGAATATAGGCGTTATAGCGATATATTACCTGCTAGAGGCTGCCAGTGA
- a CDS encoding TrkA family potassium uptake protein has translation MDWFLVCGLGSLGQHCVVALAEFGVKVNAIELIIPPSWEIETLPELLDDLIVGDCLQDKTLIQAQILQCRAALIVTSNERVNIETALAIRQLNPDTRLVVRSAQSNLNELLSQQLGNFIAFDPTELPIAAFTLAALGTDILGYFTLDDQIFRVCHREIESGDRWLRRSIYELESHQRKILAHNRFDPVEDLTLEPPDSEVYLSVGDRLVYLETAAESYSPVNSLHSQPQRERKRRNSLHFKFNWKTLVNFFLNLNFRQQVRQLAIVYTIVLLILLFSGTILFYWRYPDIEPLSAFLSTAILLLGGYGDLFGEIEAVTPFPWWLKLFSLGLTLIGTAFVGVLYALLTEALLSSRFNLANKPLKIPHENHVIIFGMGRVGQKIASWLTRWQQPLVGITSNTDFFQQAATKIPLICGNLIQSLSLAHLERARSVVIVTDNDVYNLEAALMTRRIYPHLNLVVRTAGLRLRQHLHQLLPDARILDIHTLSAAAFAGAAFGENIISLFRWEKQTILVTEYQIEVEDTLHDLKLSDVAYGYGVVPVLYQKPSQASIVFPIEELILKSGDRLVVLATIAGLKSIELGELDLTLKNVRVRIESVVTPDAYFEGANLIYRIAGCDLSIARQTMAELPQTLPCLLYRDCAHRLVRELRKALVIARIL, from the coding sequence GTGGATTGGTTTTTAGTCTGTGGTTTGGGTAGTTTGGGACAACATTGCGTTGTCGCTTTAGCCGAGTTTGGCGTAAAAGTAAATGCAATCGAGCTAATAATTCCTCCTAGTTGGGAAATCGAAACTCTACCAGAGTTATTAGATGACTTAATTGTAGGAGATTGTCTGCAAGATAAGACTTTAATCCAAGCGCAGATTTTACAGTGTCGCGCCGCGCTGATAGTTACTAGCAATGAAAGGGTTAATATCGAAACCGCTTTAGCCATTCGTCAACTTAATCCCGACACGCGGTTAGTAGTACGATCTGCACAGTCTAATCTTAATGAGTTACTCTCTCAGCAGCTAGGTAACTTTATCGCCTTCGATCCTACAGAATTACCAATTGCTGCTTTTACCCTCGCCGCCTTGGGAACGGATATTTTAGGCTATTTTACTCTCGATGACCAAATATTTCGAGTTTGTCACCGCGAGATCGAATCTGGCGATCGCTGGTTGAGGCGTTCTATTTATGAATTAGAATCCCATCAACGAAAAATTCTGGCACATAACAGATTCGATCCTGTTGAAGATTTAACTTTGGAACCACCAGACTCTGAAGTTTACCTATCGGTAGGAGACAGACTTGTTTATTTAGAGACTGCTGCTGAATCCTATTCTCCAGTTAATAGTTTGCACTCTCAGCCTCAAAGAGAGAGAAAACGCCGAAATAGTCTACATTTCAAATTTAATTGGAAAACCCTAGTTAATTTTTTCCTTAACCTGAACTTTCGCCAGCAGGTAAGACAGTTGGCTATTGTATATACGATTGTTTTGTTAATATTGCTATTTAGCGGCACGATTTTATTCTACTGGCGTTATCCAGATATCGAACCGCTATCAGCTTTTTTATCGACAGCAATTTTGTTACTAGGTGGATACGGCGATTTATTTGGAGAAATAGAAGCAGTTACGCCTTTTCCTTGGTGGCTAAAATTGTTTAGTTTGGGTTTGACTCTGATTGGTACGGCATTTGTAGGCGTACTATATGCTCTATTAACCGAAGCCTTGCTTTCCTCTCGCTTTAATCTGGCAAATAAACCTCTAAAAATTCCTCACGAAAATCATGTAATTATTTTCGGTATGGGTAGAGTCGGACAAAAAATTGCTAGTTGGCTGACTAGGTGGCAGCAGCCTCTAGTGGGAATCACCTCAAATACAGACTTTTTTCAGCAAGCCGCAACAAAAATCCCCTTAATTTGCGGCAATCTCATTCAAAGTTTATCTCTGGCACATTTAGAAAGGGCTAGAAGCGTGGTAATTGTTACCGATAATGATGTTTACAATTTAGAAGCCGCACTAATGACACGACGGATATATCCTCACCTCAATTTAGTTGTTCGTACTGCTGGATTGCGTTTGCGGCAACATCTCCACCAATTATTGCCAGATGCACGCATCTTAGACATTCATACCCTATCTGCTGCTGCCTTTGCAGGGGCAGCTTTTGGCGAAAACATTATCAGTTTGTTTCGTTGGGAAAAACAAACAATCTTAGTAACCGAGTATCAAATTGAAGTCGAGGACACTTTACACGATTTAAAGTTATCAGATGTTGCTTATGGTTATGGTGTCGTTCCCGTACTCTACCAAAAACCCAGTCAAGCATCTATCGTCTTTCCTATAGAAGAATTAATTCTTAAATCGGGCGATCGCTTGGTAGTCTTGGCAACGATCGCAGGATTAAAAAGCATCGAACTGGGAGAATTAGATCTTACCCTCAAAAATGTGCGCGTGAGAATCGAATCGGTTGTAACTCCAGACGCATACTTTGAAGGTGCCAATCTTATTTATCGAATTGCAGGCTGCGATCTGAGCATAGCCAGACAAACAATGGCAGAGTTACCACAAACACTACCTTGTCTTCTCTATCGCGATTGCGCACATAGGCTAGTTAGAGAGTTAAGAAAAGCACTGGTTATCGCTCGCATATTGTAA
- the phnE gene encoding phosphonate ABC transporter, permease protein PhnE, with product MKATYSNQEMSAEVAQMLAKEDKRVTTGKVIFLVATIAVLIFSYRQSELNFPLLLQRGGNMVEYTRSYFPPDFSYWQTYLEDTIITISMGIWGTLLAAIAAVPLSVLASENVCPVWIVQPTRRLLDAMRAINEIVFALVFVVAVGLGPFAGVMALFVHTAGALGKLFSEAVEAIEPGQVEGVRATGASKIQEIIFGIIPQVIPLWTSFTLYRFESNVRAASVLGIVGAGGIGVSLYQSFQSFDYGKVCAILIILILATSIIDTISAKLRNSLV from the coding sequence ATGAAAGCGACTTATAGCAATCAAGAAATGTCTGCCGAAGTAGCGCAGATGTTAGCCAAGGAGGATAAAAGAGTTACTACGGGTAAAGTAATTTTCCTTGTTGCAACTATCGCTGTTTTAATATTTTCCTACCGACAAAGCGAATTAAATTTTCCGCTGCTGCTTCAACGTGGAGGAAATATGGTTGAGTATACCAGATCCTATTTTCCTCCCGATTTTTCTTACTGGCAAACTTATTTGGAAGATACGATAATTACTATCTCTATGGGAATCTGGGGAACTTTACTGGCAGCGATCGCGGCAGTTCCCCTATCGGTACTAGCATCGGAAAATGTCTGTCCAGTTTGGATCGTACAGCCTACCCGCAGGCTGTTAGATGCCATGCGAGCGATTAACGAAATTGTTTTTGCCCTGGTGTTTGTCGTTGCTGTAGGTTTGGGTCCTTTTGCGGGAGTAATGGCATTATTCGTTCATACAGCAGGAGCTTTGGGTAAATTGTTTTCCGAAGCTGTCGAAGCGATCGAGCCAGGGCAAGTTGAAGGAGTTCGGGCAACGGGAGCTAGTAAAATTCAGGAGATTATCTTTGGCATTATTCCCCAGGTAATTCCTCTCTGGACTTCTTTTACCCTATATCGTTTTGAATCTAATGTTCGTGCTGCTTCAGTTCTAGGTATTGTCGGTGCGGGGGGAATTGGCGTTTCGCTCTATCAAAGTTTTCAATCTTTCGATTATGGTAAAGTCTGCGCCATCTTGATTATCTTGATTTTGGCTACGAGCATCATCGATACCATCTCGGCTAAGTTGAGAAATTCATTAGTTTAA